GCTCGCGTTGGGTCTTGGTAGTGCCGGAACCGCCGCCGCACAGGATAATGAGGTGTTGGTCTACACGTATGACTACCACCCGAACGTCCCGTTCCGCGTCACGAACGCCTTAGAGCAGTCAACGACGGTTCGACTGCTCCAACGACCCGGTGGCGGTGACGTGCCCGAAATTAGCCAGCCCGACGAATACAGCGGATGGATCATCCGCTACAACCTTGGGGGCCAAAACGCGGCGATAACGACGGTCATGTTCTCGAGGACTGCGAGTCTCAGTTCGGGCGACCGACGCCGGTTCTCCGGTGACGCCACCATCTTCAGCAGTGAACTCAACCTGCTTAGCACCACTCTCCGAGGCGGAGGCGGGAACTAAGTAACTGCTGTTGTGTTGGTTGAAGTACAACGAAATTTACGTTCATTTTTCGAATGAAACAGAGAAGTGTGAGTAGCCAGTCGCCCGAAGTTCCGTTTCGTGTCCTCGAACCTCCTTACCACGATAACCGTCGCCATCCTCGACGAACCACTTGGCGGCGAACAAGTACTATTTGTTATAGCGGTATCCAATTTATCACCGTGCTACGTTAGCTTCTACGACAAGTCGAACATCATGCTGGTTAAGTATCACCGACTATAACCACTGGGTAATGAAACGTCGAACCTTCCTTACAATGGGGAGTGCCGCCCTCGCAGGGCTTGCCGGTTGTCTCGATAGTTCCAGTTCCGACTCGACCACGGAACCGACCGACTCTGGCGGGGCGGGAACCGCAAAAACGACTGCTCAAGCCGAACTCGGCGGTACGCTGAAAGTCGCAACCTACAGCGCGCTCGTGGATTCGCCGAGTTCCTCGCCCGGAAAATGGCTCAAACAGGAGTTCGAAAAAGAGTACCCGCAGGCCACGCTCGAATGGCAGACGCCCGAAAGCGAGGTGAACTACTTCATCCAGCGAAAGGCACAGGGCGTCAGTATCGACACCGACGTCTACGTCGGCTTGAATGTAGACCATCTCATCACCATCGACAACAAAATCGGCGGGAAGCAGTTGTTCACGCCGATTGCGGATTCGCTGTCGAACTACGGCCACGTCAAAGACGGGCTGAAATTCGACCCGGAACAAAGAGCGGTTCCGTACGATACGGGCTACATCAGCCTCGTCTACAACGCAAACGAAGTTGATGAACCAACTTCTTTCGACGCGCTGACGAAATCGAAGTTCGATAGCACGCTCATCACACAAAACGCCCAGCAAGCGGCTACCGGACGCGCGTTTTTACTCTGGTCGATTCACGAGAAAGGGCCGGACGCGTATCTCGACTACTGGGAGCAGTTGATGCAAAACGACGCCCAAATCCTCGGCTCGTGGGACGCGGCCTACACGGCCTACTCCAACGGCGAACGGCCAATCGTCGTTTCGTATTCGACCGACCAAGTGTACGCGAACCGCTCCGACGCCGACATGCAAAAACACCAAATCGGCTTCCTGAACGGGCAGGGCTACGCGAACCCCGAGGGAATGGCGAAGTTCGCCGACACGGACAATCCGCAGTTGGCCGACGCGTTCCTCGACTTTATGCTCTCGAAGAAAGCCCAGTCGGAAATTCCGACGCTCAACGTCCAGTTCCCGGCGACTGACTGGGCCGAACCCGGAAATGAGTTCGACAAGTACGCCAAAGCGCCCGACCAACCGGTGACCTACTCCTACGACGAATTGAAGGGCAACGTCGAAGGATGGGTTGACAAGTGGGCACGACAAATCGCAACCAACTGAATGGGTGTCCGGCGCTGGCTGGAACGACACGCGCTCTCCCTCCTCGGAGTCGCAACTACTGCCGTTCTCGCCGTGTTGTTTTACTTTCCGGTGGCCATCGTTTTCGCGGATGCAGGGAGTCCGGACGCCGTTCTCGACGTTCTGACCGACCAGTTCTACATCAACGAAATCTTCCGGTTCACGGCGTGGCAAGCGTTCCTTTCCACGATTGCCAGCGTCGTTATCGGCTTGCCGGGTGCCTACGTCCTCTCGCGCTACGAGTTCCCCGGCAGACGAACGATTCGGTCGCTGACCATCATCCCGTTCGTCATGCCGTCGATTCTCGTGGCGATTGGCTTCGTAGCCATGTTCGGCCAGAACGGAGTGCTCAACGACGCGCTTGGAATCGTCGGACTCGGGCCGTACTCTCTGCTGTACAACCTCCCTGCCATCATCGTTGCACACGCATTTTACAACGCGCCGCTGGTCGCCAGAATCACGAACGCGGCGTGGGAGAGCGTGGACGCCCGCGAAGTCGAAACCGCCCGAAGCCTCGGCGCAGGGCGGTTTCGCGCGTTCCGCGACGTGCTCGTTCCGCAACTGCTCCCGGCGATTATGACGGGCGCGCTCCTTACGTTCATCTTCACGTTCATGTCCTTCCCAATCGTGCTGGCGCTGGGCGGCTTCGAGTTCCAAACCGTCGAGGTGTGGATTTACGCACTCGTCCGCGATTTGGACTACTCGGAGGCCGCCGTTCTCGCGGTTCTCGAAACGACCCTGTCGCTGGTACTGACCTACGCCTACCTCAGGTACGAAGCGCGACAGACAGCGGCAACCCGAGCGAGTCGCCCACTTGCCCGAAAACGGCTGTTTTCGGGCGTTCGCGGGCTCTCGGAATCCCTCGAACGGGCAGGAATACTGGCCTATTTTTTGGCCGTCGGAATCCTCTTCGCTGGCCCCCTCGTCAGCACCGTCCTCGAAAGCGTGACCGGGCCGAACGGATTCACACTGCGATACTACGAATTTCTCATCACCCGGCAGGTTTCGGGGGCCTCCTTTCAGACGAAACCCGGCGTTGCGGTGCAAAATTCGCTGCTTTTCGGCGTCGGAACCTTGCTCATCGCGCTTCCGATGGGCGTCGTCATCGCAGTGCTTTCCAGAGCGCGAGGCAGTGGCGGGCGACTCGTGGAAGCGATTGCGATGGCTCCCTTCGCAGTGAGTGGCGTGATGGTCGGCCTCGGCATGCTTCGCGGCCTCGTCTTCGGCGTGCCAATCGCCGGAACCAGAATCCAAGTCGGCGGTGCGGTCGCCATCGTCGCGGCCCACGCAGTCGCGGCGTATCCCTTCGTCACGCGAAACGTCGCCCCGATGCTCGCCGGAATCGACCCGCGAATGGTCGAATCGGCGCGGGCGCTCGGTGCAAGCCGGTTTCGGTCGCTGATGGACATCGAACTCCCGTTGGTTGCGGCCGGACTCGCCGCCGGGGCCGCCTTCGCCTTCGCAATCAGTATCGGCGAGTTCGACTCGACAGTTATTCTTGCAACCGGCAGTAGCAGTTATACGATGCCAGTGGCCGTCGAACGCTATCTCGGCAACCGAACGCTCGGCCCAGCGACCGCGATGGGAACCGTTCTCCTCGCGGTCACTGCGGTCAGTTTCGTCGTCATCGACCGCCTCGGCGGGAGGTGGGAGAATGGATAGACTGTTCTCCAGCGCTGTGAGGACGAACTCCGCGAGGTGGTTCCGTGGTTGACGTTCGCCTCTCCGGCGTGCGAAAGGAGTACGACGGTGTGACCGCCTTAGAAGAAATCTCTGCTCATATCGAAGATGGGGAGTTCTTCACCCTCGTCGGGCCGTCCGGCTGCGGAAAAACCACCACCCTCCGCGCAGTCGCGGGATTCGAGGAACCGACCGCCGGAACGGTGCAGTTCGGAACGCGCGAGATGACCGGCGTTCCGCCGGAAGACCGCGACGTGGGAATCGTCTTCCAGAACTACGCGCTGTTCCCGCACATGTCTGTCGCGGAAAACGTCGGCTACGGCCTCCGTTTCCGCGACCCGCCCGGAGCGACGACGTGCGACGAACGCGTCGAATCGCTCCTCGAACTGGTCGATTTGGCCGACTTCGGAAATCGCAAGCCCGACGAGCTGTCCGGCGGCCAGCAACAGCGCGTTGCTCTCGCCCGTGCCCTCGCACCCGGCCCGGACGTGCTTCTCTTGGACGAACCGATGAGCGCTCTCGACGCTCGTCTCCGCGACGACCTTCGCACGCAAGTTTCCCGAATCCAGTCCAACCTCGGAATTACGACAATCTACGTCACCCACGACCAAGAGGAAGCGCTGGCGATAAGCGACCGCGTGGCGGTCATGCACGACGGTCGAATCGAGCAAATCGGTCGCCCCGAGGACGTGTACCGCCGACCTGAATCCCGGTTCGTCGCGGAGTTCGTCGGCGAGAACAACGTCTTCTCGGGTGAAAGTGTTGCACACGAAACAGGGGGGTCGCTGGTCGCGGTCGGCGACCACGAGTTCCGAATCGCGGACGCGGCGGACGACCGCGTGACGTTCTGTGTCCGGCCCGAGGCACTGAGCTTGGGCGGCGGCGAAAATTCGTTCTCAGCGACAGTCGAAGCCACCGAATTTCTCGGCGAAGCGTTCCGCGTCCATCTGGATTGGGACGGCAGACCGATCACACTTCGAGTCCCTGATGCTCCGGAAAGTGAACGGGTTCGCGTCGGATTCGACGCTGACGACGCTCACGTAATTGAGGGCAGAGCGTCTGAACTGGTCGAACAGCGATAAAAATAATCGAGATGGTTACTGCGCTCGCAGTTCGGCGCTACCGGTGCTGACGCCGCCGTCGTCATCCGTGACGCGCAGGTTGACCGTGACGGTCTCACATTCTGGAACCGTTACCTCGGCAGTCGTACCGGACGTTTCGTATTCGCCATCGCCGTCAACGTCCCATTCGTAGGAGACGATTTCTCCGTCTGAATCGCTCGATTCGGTGGCAGAAAGCACGACAGTCTGGCCACCTTCGTACTGCCCATCTTCGTCGTCCGTCGTTATCGTCGCAGTTGGGTCTGCATTCTGCTCGTAGAGCGAGTCATCAGCCAACTGCTCGTTCTTCTCGGGTTCGTCGTCGCTCGTTTTGATGACGAACATGTCGCCACGAGGTGTGGACGGTGCATCGTCGTCCGTCCATTCGTACAGGTAGCCGTTCGCAACCGCGAGTCCGCGAACGCGATCGTCGCCGTAGGAACGTGGTACGGCGTAGCTCCACTGCTCGTCACCGGACTCCGCGTTCAGCGCGTAGACCACTTTTCGCTCGTACACTGTGTCGAGCAAGTCCGAGGGGTGGTCTGCGTACTCGGATTCGTCTTCCCACGAATCCTGATTGGTGTACTCGCCGCCGATGTAGAGTTGCCCGTCAGTGACTATCGGCGGGCCTTGGATGTCCGCGGCGGTTTCAAAGCGCCAGACCTGTTCGCCAGTCTGTGCACCGAACGCGTGCACTGCGCCCATCTCTTCGCCTTCTTTCTGCGAGTACCCGGTGTCGTCCAAGTCGTCGTCCGTCCCGACATACACGACGCCGTCAGCGATTGCTGGCGCACTGATTTCGTCAATCGAACTGTCGGGCAGACTGTGTTCTGCGGTTTTCGTCCACAGCACACCGCCATCGTCAGCCGACAGGGCGTACACCGTATTTGGGTTTGCGGTCAGGTAGATGACGCCGTTCGAGACTGTGTATCCCGAAACATCATCTTCACTAACTGGAAGCGAGGCACTCCACTGCTCCGTGCCTGTCTGCGCGTCCAGCGCGCTCATGCTGTCGCCGGTGTCGTTGAGCACGTAGACGGTTCCGTCCGAAACGCTCATCGACCCTCTGACGTCGGTGTTCGTCCAGACCGTCGTGCCGCTCTGCGGGTTGACCGCCTCGGTTCCGTCGCCAGTTGCGACGTAGAGGACGCCATCCGCGTACATCGGTCTGTTGCCGTCTCGGTTCCACTTCGTTTCGCCCGTCTCTGCATCGAGCGCGAACAATCCGGCTTTGCCGGTACTCGGTGCCGGTCTATCGTGCGACGGGGCGAGTGCGCTGACGAACACCGTGTCGCCAACGACGACGGGTGAGGTCTCTACCGCCGCAAGGTCGGTTCGTTGCCACAGCACGCCGCCGGTCGTCGCGTTGTACGCGATGACCTGACCGTTATGTCGGTTGTATTCGCTGTACGTCGTGGAACCGACGTACACCGTGTCGTCGGAGATGACCGCTCCGCCGACGCCGCCGGTGTTGATGTCTTCGTCGTTCGTGTTCCACACTTCGTCAGCGTATGGCCCGCTCGGGCCGCTGTTGTCGGTTGCACCAGTTCGCGCAGCGTCAGCGCGAGTAGTCGCCCAGTCGTCGTCAGTTACCTCGTCCGACGTTTGGGCGACGCCGCTGAACGCGCCAGCGAAGGCCACTGTGGAGACGGCTAGCAGCCCCGTCAGGAGGAGGCCTAGATACTTTTGTCGCCGTTGCTTCTCCTTTTTTATGTTTTATATGCTTCCTTCAATATCGTGTTCACAACAATCTCATCACAGTCCAACTGTTTCGACAACGAACGTGAGGAGTTGCCAAGGTGTTATTATAATTTGAATAAAATCAGATGCTGTTGTTTACAAACCTGTTAACTTATTTCTGATTCGCATTTAGAAAACATATTCTGGTCGTTGGCTGGCAATGGGTTGAACGATAAAATGACATGTTGATAGTATATCATTAAGGAGTTTGCTCCTCTCCTTCCAAAAAGGCGATTTTGAGAAATACGGTTCCGATAGAAGACAGCTTAGTTGTTCGTGGTATCTGTAGTGTAGGTTCGTTCAGTTGTGTCGGTGAAATCGTCCGTCGTCTCAGTCGTGAACGTTCCGTCTGTAGTGTCGGTGAAATCACCGTTCGTCGTCTCAGTCGTGAACGTTCCGTCCGTTGTATCTGTGAAGTCGTCGGCCGTGGTTTGAGTCGTTTCTTCCGTCGTGAACGTTCCTTCTGTACCGGTTCCGAAGTCACCCGACCGGACGACGTTTCCTCGCATGCTATCGGGATGATACCGACAGCGATAGCGCCGCACGCGGTCAGTCGCGCGGAACGATATCGAACGTGTCGCGCCTCTACGGGATGTCGTTTCGGTTTCTCTCAGTACGTTCCCTGACTCCCCGTTCTCCTCGCCGAGTATCTGTAACTGATGTCGTGCACCGTCCAAATTCACCCAGACGATTCGATAGCGGTCGCCCGGAACCAACCCTATCGTCGGATTATCTGCGCGCTCGATAACACCCGGTGCTAACCCGAGCCATGCCTCGGTTCGACCACCGAGGACAATAACCCGTTCGTCTCCAGTGGTCGTTTCGGTACCACCATCAGTCGTCTCGGTAGTTTCGGTCGTATTCGTGCCTCCATTCGTCGTGTCCGTCGTCTCAGTCTGGTTGTTCTGTGCCATCGCAATGCGCCCGAGTATTCCGACTCCGGCCACACCTCCCGCCGTCTTCAGAAATGCTCGACGCTGTGATTTTGGTGACCCCGTCATTGTTGTTCCTCTGGACGGGGGACGACTGCACCGAGTAAAAACCGGTCACACCGTTCGGTTCCGTAACCACGAATTATGTGCTGGATGTCCGCGTTGTCCTCGTTTCGCTCGGCGGAAACAATCCACTAGTCGTCACACCCCCTCACGCCGAAACACCGTGTGCTCTGGACAGACCCGCTGATTCGCCAATTAAGCTAGCAGTTCGTGTCGTCCTCCTGCCGCCTCTGTGTGTCTGTTAACTGTCTTAGCTCGTCCACCAATCGTTTCAGTGGCTCTGCCAAAACCGTTCTAATCCGAGCGAGAGCATATCGGGACTCACCGGTCGAAACTCCTCCCGTTCGGTTTCGGGGAAGAACTCCCGAACTCCGTCCCACGATTCACGGGCGTATCTGCTGTCAACCAGCACTCGGATTCCCGTCTCGTCCGACCCGCGAATCACTCGCCCGAGGGCCTGCCGTGCCTTCCTGACCGCAGGAACAGTGAGCGCGTAGGTGAACCCGTCGCCGAACTTCCGTTCGTAGGCGGTTCGAACCGCACGTGTTCGCGGACTCGCCGTGTTGATGATTGGAACCCCGCAGACGACTGCGGCTTTGAGTCGGTCGCCCCGATAATCGACGCCCTCGGTGAGCGTTCCCCGGAGACTCGTCACGAGGACTTTCTCCTCGCCGTCGAAGAACTCGTCTTTCAAGTCCTCCGTCGCGTCGTCCGCACTGCTCTCGTCCAACAGAACCGGTTTATCCACCACATTCCGCAGATGCTCCGCGGCCCATGTCGCTTCCGCGTAGTTCGGCATCCCGACGAGGACGTTGCCGGGCGAGCGCGCCACGTCCCGAATTGCGTCGGCGTACACCTGTCGCTCCATCGTCTCGTCGCCCGGCGCGCCGCGATTGTCGTAGGTGAACTTCGGTGCATCCACCGCGAAACTCTCGCGGTTCGATTCGAGGAAGTTCAGGCCGAAGGTTCGCTCAACGACTGGCCGACCATCGTTTTCTAGATGCACCAGTCCCGACACCTCCTGAAAGATTTCCAGCGGTTCGAGCGTTGCACTCATCAAAATCCCGCCGCCGAACTCGCCGAGTTGCTCCCCGATGGCGTCACTCGGAACGCAGTTCTGCATGGCGAGCTGGGCGTTGTACGCCCGCCGCCACGAATCGCCGGGTTCGCGGTCGTTCCACGTCCGTTCGAGGACGATTTCGCGGAAATACTCTTCGTGGTCGTTGCGATACCACTCGCCGAGTGCCCTGCCCGCGGGCAGGGCACTCCGCTCTCTGTCCTCTTCGTCTGCTTCGTTGAGGATTTTTGCGACGACTGCACCGACCTTCTCGGCGCGTGCCCACGTTCCGCCGTCGTAGCCCTCTTTCTCGGCCCACTTCGAAATCTTGTCCGGTTGCGGCACTGTTGGGTCCCGAAGTGGAATTTCCTCGTCCGGCAGGTCGGTGAGGTTCGCCTTCCACCCGCGATGTTCACGTTCGAGATGTGCCGTCACCCGTCGGTCGAGTTCCTCGCGCAAATCACGGACGAAGTCGCGCGTTTGCTCTAACTCCCGCAACGTGACGCCCGCATCCTCCAATTCCGACCGAACGAGGTCTGCGTCGGCGGTCGTGTGTTTCGAATCCTTGTCGTCGAACTTCACCGGTTGGATGACCCGAGTCAGTTCGGATTCCGCATCGCGAAGGGTTTTGTCGCCCACTGACTGACTCACGAGGTCGCGGACTCGCGGTTCCAGCATGTGCGCCTCGTCGCAGACGAGGAACGTCGAATCGTCCACGAGCGCGCCCGTAAACGTCGCCGTCGTCACTTCGTCGAAGGCGTGGTAGTAGTTGCCGACGACGACTTCGACGTGGTTCAACAGCGCACCCATCATCGAGTGCGGGCAGGTGCCCCACTGAACGGAATGTGCCACGAGGTCACTCGGTTCGATGAGTCCCATGCTATCGAAATCGAACGGAACCGCCTCGATTGGGTCGCCGTCTTCGGGCATGTCCTCCAAAAACTGCGCGTAGAAGGGACAGTACTCTACGTCGCCGTACTCCGGCATTTCGGGCGGATAGGGCGACGGTTCGCTCGCCGTTTCGAGGTAGGACGCGGCGCTTTCGCCACCGCCCGACTGACTTCCGCTGTCCGCCAAGCCCATCTGCTGACTTCTTGCTCGGGAGGCGAGGTTTTGCGCTGTTGTCGCGCCGCTCTCGCCGGTTATATCGCGGGTTCGCTCCCGCAGGCCTTCACAGCGGTCGTACACGTTCGAGTCGTCGATGCCACCCGAATTTTCGCGGTTGTACGGACACACGTCGGCTTTCCCGACCAGTGTAAGGGCCGAAATCGGATTCCAGTCGTCGGGGAGGTTCGAATTCATCGTCTTCAGATCGGTTTCGAACTGGCGGAGTTGCTGTTTCACGCTGGTCAGGACGAACACGCGCTCGTACTGGCTGTCGGGGTCGCGGACGAGGTGCAATCCCGCCGTCAGCGCCAGCATGGTCTTACCAGTTCCGCAGGCCCCTTCGATGACGGAAAAGCCGTCGTCGCGGGCGGTTTCGATGGCCGTCTCGATGCCATCTTCCTGCTCCTCGTAGGGTTCGTCGTGACCGAATATGGGCCGCCAATCCGACATCATAGTTTCTCTGTTTGCCCCGTGCTTAGGGCTGTTGAACTGGAATGGTTCCGTTTTGGTATTTAAACCTGTGTACGTAGTGGAAGTGCTAAGTGAGTTGTCTGCAAGCGTGTTGTGACGAGGGTTCGATTTGAATCGTGTCCTCTCACTTTTTCGGTGACTGTTGTCTGCAATTTCCGACTCCAAATACCGCACCGCCTCAGTCTCCCCCTTCCCTCCCGCCAGCGCAGGAGTGTGCTCGCGCCTCACTTCGTTCGTCGCTTGCGCGATCCGCGCTGGCGCTACCTTACAACTGAGTAACCAAGCTACGTGGCGCGCGCTGACGAGACTTCGAGGATACGGTCATCCGAGAAGTCGAGCAGAAGCGTGCGAGGGACGACCGAAGGGAGTCGGTTGGGGAGGCGTGTGGCAGGCGAGATTTCTCCGAAATCTCGAA
The window above is part of the Haladaptatus cibarius D43 genome. Proteins encoded here:
- a CDS encoding thiamine ABC transporter substrate-binding protein, which produces MKRRTFLTMGSAALAGLAGCLDSSSSDSTTEPTDSGGAGTAKTTAQAELGGTLKVATYSALVDSPSSSPGKWLKQEFEKEYPQATLEWQTPESEVNYFIQRKAQGVSIDTDVYVGLNVDHLITIDNKIGGKQLFTPIADSLSNYGHVKDGLKFDPEQRAVPYDTGYISLVYNANEVDEPTSFDALTKSKFDSTLITQNAQQAATGRAFLLWSIHEKGPDAYLDYWEQLMQNDAQILGSWDAAYTAYSNGERPIVVSYSTDQVYANRSDADMQKHQIGFLNGQGYANPEGMAKFADTDNPQLADAFLDFMLSKKAQSEIPTLNVQFPATDWAEPGNEFDKYAKAPDQPVTYSYDELKGNVEGWVDKWARQIATN
- a CDS encoding ABC transporter permease, whose product is MGVRRWLERHALSLLGVATTAVLAVLFYFPVAIVFADAGSPDAVLDVLTDQFYINEIFRFTAWQAFLSTIASVVIGLPGAYVLSRYEFPGRRTIRSLTIIPFVMPSILVAIGFVAMFGQNGVLNDALGIVGLGPYSLLYNLPAIIVAHAFYNAPLVARITNAAWESVDAREVETARSLGAGRFRAFRDVLVPQLLPAIMTGALLTFIFTFMSFPIVLALGGFEFQTVEVWIYALVRDLDYSEAAVLAVLETTLSLVLTYAYLRYEARQTAATRASRPLARKRLFSGVRGLSESLERAGILAYFLAVGILFAGPLVSTVLESVTGPNGFTLRYYEFLITRQVSGASFQTKPGVAVQNSLLFGVGTLLIALPMGVVIAVLSRARGSGGRLVEAIAMAPFAVSGVMVGLGMLRGLVFGVPIAGTRIQVGGAVAIVAAHAVAAYPFVTRNVAPMLAGIDPRMVESARALGASRFRSLMDIELPLVAAGLAAGAAFAFAISIGEFDSTVILATGSSSYTMPVAVERYLGNRTLGPATAMGTVLLAVTAVSFVVIDRLGGRWENG
- a CDS encoding ABC transporter ATP-binding protein: MVDVRLSGVRKEYDGVTALEEISAHIEDGEFFTLVGPSGCGKTTTLRAVAGFEEPTAGTVQFGTREMTGVPPEDRDVGIVFQNYALFPHMSVAENVGYGLRFRDPPGATTCDERVESLLELVDLADFGNRKPDELSGGQQQRVALARALAPGPDVLLLDEPMSALDARLRDDLRTQVSRIQSNLGITTIYVTHDQEEALAISDRVAVMHDGRIEQIGRPEDVYRRPESRFVAEFVGENNVFSGESVAHETGGSLVAVGDHEFRIADAADDRVTFCVRPEALSLGGGENSFSATVEATEFLGEAFRVHLDWDGRPITLRVPDAPESERVRVGFDADDAHVIEGRASELVEQR
- a CDS encoding outer membrane protein assembly factor BamB family protein: MAFAGAFSGVAQTSDEVTDDDWATTRADAARTGATDNSGPSGPYADEVWNTNDEDINTGGVGGAVISDDTVYVGSTTYSEYNRHNGQVIAYNATTGGVLWQRTDLAAVETSPVVVGDTVFVSALAPSHDRPAPSTGKAGLFALDAETGETKWNRDGNRPMYADGVLYVATGDGTEAVNPQSGTTVWTNTDVRGSMSVSDGTVYVLNDTGDSMSALDAQTGTEQWSASLPVSEDDVSGYTVSNGVIYLTANPNTVYALSADDGGVLWTKTAEHSLPDSSIDEISAPAIADGVVYVGTDDDLDDTGYSQKEGEEMGAVHAFGAQTGEQVWRFETAADIQGPPIVTDGQLYIGGEYTNQDSWEDESEYADHPSDLLDTVYERKVVYALNAESGDEQWSYAVPRSYGDDRVRGLAVANGYLYEWTDDDAPSTPRGDMFVIKTSDDEPEKNEQLADDSLYEQNADPTATITTDDEDGQYEGGQTVVLSATESSDSDGEIVSYEWDVDGDGEYETSGTTAEVTVPECETVTVNLRVTDDDGGVSTGSAELRAQ
- a CDS encoding cupredoxin domain-containing protein, whose protein sequence is MTGSPKSQRRAFLKTAGGVAGVGILGRIAMAQNNQTETTDTTNGGTNTTETTETTDGGTETTTGDERVIVLGGRTEAWLGLAPGVIERADNPTIGLVPGDRYRIVWVNLDGARHQLQILGEENGESGNVLRETETTSRRGATRSISFRATDRVRRYRCRYHPDSMRGNVVRSGDFGTGTEGTFTTEETTQTTADDFTDTTDGTFTTETTNGDFTDTTDGTFTTETTDDFTDTTERTYTTDTTNN
- a CDS encoding ATP-dependent DNA helicase yields the protein MMSDWRPIFGHDEPYEEQEDGIETAIETARDDGFSVIEGACGTGKTMLALTAGLHLVRDPDSQYERVFVLTSVKQQLRQFETDLKTMNSNLPDDWNPISALTLVGKADVCPYNRENSGGIDDSNVYDRCEGLRERTRDITGESGATTAQNLASRARSQQMGLADSGSQSGGGESAASYLETASEPSPYPPEMPEYGDVEYCPFYAQFLEDMPEDGDPIEAVPFDFDSMGLIEPSDLVAHSVQWGTCPHSMMGALLNHVEVVVGNYYHAFDEVTTATFTGALVDDSTFLVCDEAHMLEPRVRDLVSQSVGDKTLRDAESELTRVIQPVKFDDKDSKHTTADADLVRSELEDAGVTLRELEQTRDFVRDLREELDRRVTAHLEREHRGWKANLTDLPDEEIPLRDPTVPQPDKISKWAEKEGYDGGTWARAEKVGAVVAKILNEADEEDRERSALPAGRALGEWYRNDHEEYFREIVLERTWNDREPGDSWRRAYNAQLAMQNCVPSDAIGEQLGEFGGGILMSATLEPLEIFQEVSGLVHLENDGRPVVERTFGLNFLESNRESFAVDAPKFTYDNRGAPGDETMERQVYADAIRDVARSPGNVLVGMPNYAEATWAAEHLRNVVDKPVLLDESSADDATEDLKDEFFDGEEKVLVTSLRGTLTEGVDYRGDRLKAAVVCGVPIINTASPRTRAVRTAYERKFGDGFTYALTVPAVRKARQALGRVIRGSDETGIRVLVDSRYARESWDGVREFFPETEREEFRPVSPDMLSLGLERFWQSH